One genomic segment of Microbacterium sp. ProA8 includes these proteins:
- a CDS encoding family 1 glycosylhydrolase translates to MNDVPWYTDGRLRYGVGIEDTFIPQEAVGHRKLDLYELTQHYAHWREDLELVAESGAEFVRWGIPWYLVEPRPGEFDWSWIDQVAEKMRELGLRCIVDLMHYGTPLWLDNSFLNASYPERVASYGRAVAERYRDTWTDFTPLNEPAVNAEWCGQNGSWPPYLRGQDGFVKVLIPLARGMVRTQQEIAAVHPEATFVHVDAGFLYDGDTSPEPRAVLDERRFLALDLVTGRIDDTSPLRDWLARHGVTDGDLQWFRDNAVHPDVIGVNYYPHFTKVRLEQGTSTPVRAGTDGLRELIELYSARYDAPLALTETSLVGTTEEKIAWLQESTAVVEAMRGEGHRIIGYTWFPFFTMVDWLYRFDQKEPDEWFLRFGLVDLVRGADRGLQRVKNQAFEVFRDLAAGKVDGVQQRDVA, encoded by the coding sequence GTGAACGACGTCCCCTGGTACACCGACGGGCGCCTGCGCTACGGCGTGGGCATTGAAGACACCTTCATTCCTCAGGAGGCCGTCGGCCACCGCAAGCTCGACCTGTACGAACTCACCCAGCACTACGCCCACTGGCGCGAGGACCTCGAACTCGTCGCCGAGAGCGGAGCGGAGTTCGTGCGGTGGGGCATCCCGTGGTATCTCGTCGAGCCGCGGCCGGGTGAGTTCGACTGGTCGTGGATCGACCAGGTCGCCGAGAAGATGCGGGAGCTCGGGCTGCGGTGCATCGTCGACCTGATGCACTACGGCACGCCGCTGTGGCTCGACAACTCGTTCCTGAACGCGTCGTACCCCGAGCGCGTGGCGTCGTACGGGCGCGCCGTCGCAGAGCGCTACCGCGACACGTGGACCGACTTCACACCGCTGAACGAGCCCGCCGTGAATGCCGAGTGGTGCGGGCAGAACGGCTCGTGGCCGCCGTACCTTCGCGGGCAGGACGGCTTCGTCAAGGTGCTGATCCCGCTCGCGCGCGGCATGGTGCGCACCCAGCAGGAGATCGCCGCCGTCCATCCCGAGGCCACCTTCGTCCATGTCGACGCCGGCTTCCTCTACGACGGCGACACCTCACCCGAACCCCGGGCTGTGTTGGACGAGCGTCGATTCCTGGCGCTCGATCTGGTGACGGGACGCATCGACGACACCTCGCCGCTTCGGGACTGGCTCGCGCGTCACGGAGTGACCGACGGCGACCTGCAGTGGTTCCGTGACAACGCGGTGCATCCCGACGTGATCGGCGTCAACTACTATCCGCACTTCACGAAGGTCCGGCTCGAGCAGGGCACGTCCACGCCCGTGCGGGCGGGCACCGACGGGCTGCGTGAGCTGATCGAGCTGTATTCGGCCCGCTACGACGCGCCCCTCGCCCTGACCGAGACCTCCCTGGTCGGCACTACGGAGGAGAAGATCGCGTGGCTGCAGGAGTCGACCGCTGTGGTCGAGGCGATGCGCGGCGAGGGGCATCGCATCATCGGGTACACCTGGTTCCCCTTCTTCACGATGGTCGACTGGCTGTACCGGTTCGATCAGAAGGAGCCCGACGAGTGGTTCCTGCGGTTCGGGCTCGTGGATCTGGTGCGCGGCGCTGATCGAGGACTTCAGCGCGTCAAGAACCAGGCATT